A genomic segment from Bubalus bubalis isolate 160015118507 breed Murrah chromosome 5, NDDB_SH_1, whole genome shotgun sequence encodes:
- the LOC102406465 gene encoding olfactory receptor 10G7-like, translating to MMNLSVVTTFILMGFPHSPELDMLLFGIFLVIYVLTVVGNLLILLVITVDPHLRTPMYYFLSNLSFIDMWFSTVTVPKMLMTLVSPEGSTVSFPSCVAQLYSFHFLGSTECFLYTVMSYDRFLAISYPLRYASMMSGRTCALLATTTWLSGSVHSAVQTTLTFRLPFCGPNQIQHYFCDAPPILKLTCADTSANELVIFVNIGVVASGCFLLIVLSYVSIVHSILKIRTSEGRWRAFQTCASHCTVVLCFFGPGVFIYLRPGSKEAMDRIVAVFYTVMTPLLNTVVYTLRNKDVKKALLTLKVVHSQSK from the coding sequence ATGATGAACTTGAGCGTAGTGACAACGTTCATCCTCATGGGCTTTCCCCATTCACCAGAGCTGGACATGCTCCTCTTTGGAATCTTCCTGGTGATCTATGTCCTCACTGTGGTGGGGAACCTTCTCATCCTGCTGGTGATCACAGTGGATCCCCACCTGCGCACCCCCATGTACTACTTCCTGAGCAACCTGTCCTTCATTGACATGTGGTTCTCCACGGTCACTGTACCCAAAATGCTGATGACCCTGGTGTCCCCAGAAGGCAGTACTGTCTCCTTTCCCAGCTGTGTGGCCCAGCTCTACTCCTTCCACTTCCTGGGCAGCACCGAGTGCTTCCTCTACACTGTCATGTCCTATGACCGCTTCCTGGCCATCAGTTACCCGCTCAGGTATGCCAGCATGATGAGTGGGAGGACGTGCGCTCTCCTGGCCACAACCACGTGGCTCAGTGGCTCTGTGCACTCTGCTGTCCAGACCACACTGACATTCCGTTTGCCCTTCTGTGGACCCAACCAGATCCAGCATTACTTTTGTGATGCACCACCCATCCTCAAACTGACCTGTGCAGACACCTCTGCCAATGAGTTGGTGATCTTTGTCAACATTGGGGTGGTGGCTTCAGGCTGCTTTCTCCTGATAGTGCTGTCCTACGTATCCATCGTCCATTCCATCCTGAAGATCCGCACCTCAGAAGGGAGATGGAGAGCCTTCCAGACCTGTGCCTCCCACTGCACTGTGGTCCTTTGCTTCTTTGGTCCTGGTGTTTTCATCTACCTGAGACCAGGCTCCAAGGAGGCTATGGACAGGATTGTGGCTGTTTTCTACACTGTGATGACGCCCCTTCTGAACACTGTGGTCTACACCCTGAGGAACAAGGACGTGAAGAAAGCTTTGTTGACACTTAAAGTAGTGCATTCACAGAGCAAATAA
- the LOC102404512 gene encoding olfactory receptor 148-like, with amino-acid sequence MRNRTELNEFILLGIPQTQGLETVLLGIFSFIYPLTLLGNLLILLAIVSSSTLHTPMYFFLGLLSILDMLFPSVLCPKMLVYFSGQNRAISYKGCAVQLFFYHFLGSMEGCLYSVMAYDRFVAICHPLRYMLIMRPGVCVGLVLAAWLVGCLQATILTSFTFQLPYCGPNRVDHFFCDIPAVLPLACADSSFAQGVASTSVGFLALTLWLSICASYTRIGIAILRIRLAEGRQKAFSTCSAHLTAILCAFGPVIIVYLQPTPNPLLDATVQLLNNTVSPMLNSLIYSLRNKEVKSSLKRIFHNVVFTVLH; translated from the coding sequence ATGAGGAACCGCACTGAGCTGAATGAGTTCATCCTATTGGGCATACCTCAGACACAAGGACTGGAGACTGTGCTCCTTGGCATCTTCTCGTTCATTTACCCTTTGACCCTGCTCGGAAATTTGCTCATCCTTCTAGCAATTGTCTCCTCCTCGACCCTTCACACTCCCATGTACTTCTTCTTGGGACTCCTCTCGATTTTGGACATGCTGTTCCCCTCTGTTCTCTGTCCCAAGATGCTAGTCTATTTTTCTGGCCAGAACCGAgccatttcttataagggatgTGCTGTTCAGCTCTTCTTCTATCATTTCCTGGGTTCTATGGAAGGCTGCCTCTATTCTGTGATGGCTTATGATCGCTTTGTTGCCATCTGTCACCCACTGAGATATATGCTCATCATGAGACCTGGAGTCTGTGTTGGTTTGGTCTTGGCAGCCTGGTTGGTGGGTTGTCTTCAGGCCACTATCCTGACATCTTTTACCTTTCAGCTACCCTACTGTGGCCCCAATCGGGTGgaccacttcttctgtgacattCCTGCTGTCTTACCCCTGGCTTGTGCTGACAGCTCCTTTGCCCAGGGTGTAGCTTCCACTAGTGTTGGCTTTCTGGCTTTAACGCTTTGGTTGAGTATTTGTGCCTCCTACACACGCATTGGGATTGCCATTTTGAGGATCCGTTtggcagagggcaggcagaaagCTTTCTCTACCTGCAGTGCCCACCTCACTGCCATTCTCTGTGCCTTTGGACCTGTAATCATTGTCTATCTGCAGCCCACACCCAACCCCTTGCTAGATGCCACGGTGCAACTATTAAATAATACTGTCTCACCCATGCTGAACTCATTAATCTATTCCTTAAGGAACAAAGAAGTGAAAAGTTCCCTAAAAAGGATTTTCCACAATGTAGTATTTACTGTTCTGCACTAA